From the Micromonospora sediminicola genome, one window contains:
- the rpmD gene encoding 50S ribosomal protein L30, whose product MARLKVTQVRSEIGTKKNQRDSLRSLGLKRINDVVVKEDRPEIRGMIFTVNHLVKVEEVE is encoded by the coding sequence ATGGCACGCCTGAAGGTCACCCAGGTCCGGTCCGAGATCGGGACCAAGAAGAACCAGCGTGACTCGCTGCGTTCCCTCGGTCTCAAGCGGATCAACGACGTGGTGGTCAAGGAGGACCGGCCGGAGATCCGCGGCATGATCTTCACGGTCAACCACCTCGTGAAGGTCGAGGAGGTCGAGTAA
- the rplO gene encoding 50S ribosomal protein L15 — MTIKVHHLRPAPGAKTDKTRVGRGEGSKGKTAGRGTKGSKARKNISAAFEGGQMPIHMRLPKMKGFKNKFKVVFQVVNLDRLAELFPNGGQVGPVELAEAGAVRKGHPVKVLGTGDLGGVSLQVTAHAFSASAKEKITAAGGSVTEL, encoded by the coding sequence ATGACGATCAAGGTGCACCACCTGCGTCCGGCTCCGGGTGCCAAGACCGACAAGACCCGTGTGGGTCGCGGTGAGGGCTCGAAGGGCAAGACCGCCGGCCGTGGTACCAAGGGTTCGAAGGCCCGCAAGAACATCTCGGCGGCGTTCGAGGGTGGGCAGATGCCCATCCACATGCGCCTGCCGAAGATGAAGGGCTTCAAGAACAAGTTCAAGGTCGTGTTCCAGGTGGTCAACCTGGACCGGCTCGCCGAGCTCTTCCCGAACGGCGGCCAGGTCGGCCCCGTCGAGCTGGCCGAGGCCGGTGCGGTCCGCAAGGGCCACCCGGTCAAGGTGCTCGGCACCGGCGACCTCGGCGGTGTGTCCCTCCAGGTGACGGCGCACGCGTTCAGCGCGTCGGCCAAGGAGAAGATCACCGCGGCCGGTGGCTCGGTCACCGAGCTGTAA
- the secY gene encoding preprotein translocase subunit SecY → MLSAFLSAFRTPDLRKKLLFTVGIIAVYRLGATLPSPGVSYGNVQKCLDTIQGSTGVLNLLDLFSGGALLQLSVFALGIMPYITASIILQLLTVVIPRLEQLRKEGQAGQAKITQYTRYLTLGLGILQSSAFVALARSGQLFNNQCDQFPIVPKGTGIPDWLTLTILVMTMTAGTGVVMWLGELITDRGVGNGMSVLIFTSIAARLPSEGWKIKTTKGWGMFLLVIALVLLVITAVTFIEQAQRRIPVQYAKRMIGRRMYGGTSTYIPLKVNQAGVIPVIFASSLLYLPQLALQFFDPNDPGKVQAWIQNHIVKASAPEHIAIYFLLIIFFTYFYVSITFNPTEVADNMKKYGGFVPGIRPGKPTAEYLDFILSRITLPGALYLGIIAILPNFFFIWLDNQQFQNFPFGGTAVLIMVGVGLETVKQIESQLMQRNYEGFLR, encoded by the coding sequence TTGCTGTCCGCCTTTCTCAGTGCGTTCCGTACGCCTGACCTGCGCAAGAAGCTGCTGTTCACAGTAGGCATCATCGCGGTCTACCGGCTGGGCGCCACGCTGCCCAGCCCGGGCGTCTCGTACGGCAACGTGCAGAAGTGCCTCGACACCATCCAGGGCAGCACCGGCGTGCTCAACCTGCTGGATCTCTTCTCCGGCGGCGCGCTGCTCCAGCTCTCGGTCTTCGCGCTGGGCATCATGCCCTACATCACCGCGTCGATCATCCTGCAGCTGCTGACGGTGGTGATCCCGCGGCTGGAGCAGCTCCGCAAGGAGGGCCAGGCCGGCCAGGCGAAGATTACCCAGTACACCCGCTACCTGACGCTGGGCCTGGGCATCCTCCAGTCCTCGGCGTTCGTGGCGCTGGCCCGCTCCGGGCAGCTGTTCAACAACCAGTGCGACCAGTTCCCGATCGTGCCCAAGGGCACCGGCATCCCGGACTGGCTGACGCTGACCATCCTGGTCATGACGATGACCGCCGGCACCGGCGTGGTGATGTGGCTCGGTGAGCTGATCACCGACCGGGGCGTCGGCAACGGCATGTCGGTGCTGATCTTCACCTCGATCGCGGCCCGCCTTCCCAGCGAGGGCTGGAAGATCAAGACCACCAAGGGCTGGGGGATGTTCCTCCTCGTCATCGCCCTGGTGCTCCTGGTCATCACCGCGGTGACCTTCATCGAGCAGGCGCAGCGCCGGATCCCGGTGCAGTACGCCAAGCGCATGATCGGCCGGCGGATGTACGGCGGCACCTCGACCTACATCCCGCTCAAGGTGAACCAGGCCGGCGTCATCCCAGTCATCTTCGCCTCGTCGCTGCTCTACCTGCCGCAGCTCGCGCTCCAGTTCTTCGATCCGAACGACCCGGGCAAGGTCCAGGCGTGGATCCAGAACCACATCGTGAAGGCGAGCGCGCCGGAGCACATCGCGATCTACTTCCTGCTGATCATCTTCTTCACCTACTTCTACGTGTCCATCACGTTCAACCCGACCGAGGTCGCGGACAACATGAAGAAGTACGGCGGCTTCGTGCCGGGCATCCGCCCCGGCAAGCCGACCGCCGAGTACCTCGACTTCATCCTCAGCCGGATCACCCTGCCGGGTGCGCTCTACCTGGGCATCATCGCGATCCTGCCGAACTTCTTCTTCATCTGGCTGGACAACCAGCAGTTCCAGAACTTCCCGTTCGGCGGCACCGCTGTGCTCATCATGGTCGGCGTCGGTCTGGAGACCGTGAAGCAGATCGAGAGCCAACTCATGCAGCGGAACTACGAAGGGTTCCTGCGGTAG
- a CDS encoding adenylate kinase yields MRLVLVGPPGAGKGTQAEFIAAHLSVPKISTGDIFRANVTQGTPLGVEAKRYMDAGKLVPDDVTINMVRDRLAEPDAGEGFLLDGFPRTTPQAAELDKLLADLGSALDLVLELVVDDDEVIRRLSGRRTCRGCGKIWHVEFDATTREGICDRCGAELFQRDDDKPETIAARLREYAEKTAPLVDYYGAQGKLVGIDATGPVEDVTVRAIDALRSYGG; encoded by the coding sequence ATGCGACTCGTTCTGGTTGGCCCGCCGGGCGCGGGCAAGGGCACACAGGCGGAGTTCATCGCCGCCCACCTCTCGGTGCCGAAGATCTCGACCGGTGACATCTTCCGGGCCAACGTCACCCAGGGCACGCCCCTGGGTGTCGAGGCCAAGCGGTACATGGACGCGGGCAAGCTGGTCCCGGACGACGTCACCATCAATATGGTGCGCGACCGGCTCGCTGAGCCGGACGCCGGCGAGGGCTTCCTGCTCGACGGCTTCCCGCGCACCACGCCGCAGGCCGCCGAGCTGGACAAGCTCCTCGCCGACCTGGGCTCCGCGCTGGACCTGGTGCTGGAGCTGGTCGTCGACGACGACGAGGTGATCCGGCGGCTGTCCGGCCGGCGCACCTGCCGGGGCTGCGGCAAGATCTGGCACGTCGAGTTCGACGCGACCACCCGTGAGGGCATCTGCGACCGCTGCGGCGCGGAGCTGTTCCAGCGGGACGACGACAAGCCGGAGACCATCGCGGCGCGGCTGCGGGAGTACGCCGAGAAGACCGCGCCACTGGTGGACTACTACGGCGCCCAGGGCAAGCTGGTCGGCATCGACGCGACCGGGCCGGTGGAGGACGTCACCGTCCGCGCCATCGACGCGCTGCGCTCCTACGGCGGCTGA
- the map gene encoding type I methionyl aminopeptidase, translated as MRRPQLDIQLKTPEQIELMRAAGLVVARALRRMREAVAPGVTTADLDAIAEATIREAGAVPSFKGYHGFPASICSSVNEQVVHAIPSAQQVLREGDLISIDCGAVLDGWHGDAAVTVAVGEVDPALLRMAEVAEDAMWAGIATAARGAASGRGRLTDISHAVESAVRKGGRYGIVDGYGGHGIGTEMHQDPHVLNHGRPGKGPRLVPGLALAIEPMITMGSPRTAELADGWTVVTRDGSMAVHVEHSMALLDDGVWVLTAEDGGRARLGDLVTARQPADSPAR; from the coding sequence ATGCGCCGTCCCCAGCTGGACATCCAGCTGAAGACCCCCGAGCAGATCGAGCTGATGCGGGCCGCCGGTCTGGTGGTCGCCCGTGCCCTGCGCCGGATGCGTGAGGCGGTCGCCCCCGGCGTGACGACGGCCGACCTCGACGCGATCGCCGAGGCCACCATCCGGGAGGCGGGCGCGGTCCCGTCGTTCAAGGGCTACCACGGGTTCCCGGCGTCGATCTGCTCCTCGGTCAACGAGCAGGTGGTGCACGCCATCCCGTCGGCCCAGCAGGTGCTGCGCGAGGGCGACCTGATCTCGATCGACTGCGGCGCGGTGCTCGACGGCTGGCACGGCGACGCGGCCGTCACGGTGGCGGTGGGGGAGGTCGACCCGGCACTGCTGCGGATGGCCGAGGTGGCCGAGGACGCGATGTGGGCCGGCATCGCCACCGCCGCCCGGGGCGCGGCCTCCGGCAGGGGACGGCTCACCGACATCTCCCACGCGGTGGAGAGCGCGGTCCGCAAGGGCGGCCGGTACGGGATCGTCGACGGCTACGGCGGCCACGGCATCGGCACCGAGATGCACCAGGACCCGCACGTGCTGAACCACGGCCGCCCCGGCAAGGGCCCGCGCCTGGTTCCCGGCCTGGCGCTCGCCATCGAGCCGATGATCACGATGGGCTCCCCGCGCACGGCGGAGCTGGCCGACGGCTGGACCGTGGTGACGCGGGACGGCTCGATGGCGGTGCACGTCGAGCACTCGATGGCGCTGCTGGACGACGGCGTCTGGGTGCTGACCGCCGAGGACGGCGGCCGGGCCCGCCTCGGTGACCTGGTCACCGCCCGCCAGCCCGCGGACTCCCCGGCCCGCTGA